In the Brevundimonas mediterranea genome, ACAAGTTCAGTATCCATGACCGCGCGTATCCTCATCATCGAAGACGAAGCCCTGGTCGCCATGGAACTGCGCTTCGTCCTGGAGGATCTGGGTCATGAGGTCGTCGGCGTGGCCACGACGGCGAAGGGCGCGCGCGACATGGCGCGAGAGATCGATGTGGATCTGGCCCTCGTCGATATCCACCTCTCCGACGGACCCACCGGCATCAGTCTGGGTCGGGAACTGGGTCAGGACATGGGCGTGACCGTCCTGTTCATGACGGCCAATCCCGGCATGGTGCGCGACGGCGTGGCCGGCGCCATCGGCGTCCTGTCGAAGCCGACCGACGAGCGATGCGTCCAGAAGGCGATCGACTACGCCCTTCGCTGCAGACACGGCGAGCCGGTGGAATACGCGCCGCCGGGCCTGCAACTGTTCGCCTGACGTCCTCCCGGTCCCTGAGGTTTCAGGCGGCCGGGCGGCAGGCGTTCACCAGACCCCGATCTTTTCCGCTTCCTTGTGGCTGATCGGATTGTGAGCCTTGGCGTGGTCTTCCTCGGCTAGGAAACGGCTGACCTCCAGCGCGGCCATACAGCCCATGCCGGCGGCGGTGACAGCCTGGCGATAGATGTCGTCGGTCACATCGCCCGCAGCCCAGACGCCCTCGATGGCCGTCGCGGCCGTGCCCGGCTTGACCCGCAGATAGCCGCCCGAGTTGGTTTCGAGCTGGCCCTTGAACAGTTCCGACGACGGGGCGTGGCCGATGGCGATGAACACGCCGTCCGCCGGGATTTCCTGCGTCGAGCCGTCCTGGACGTTCTTCAGCCGCACGCCGGTGACGTTCTTGGCCATGCCGTCGACGACGCCGACGATCTCCTCGATCGCCGAGTTCCAGATCACCTCGACCTTTGGATTGGCGAACAGGCGGTCCTGCAGGATCTTCTCGGCGCGGAACTCCTCACGGCGGTGGACCACCGTGACCTTGGCGGCGAAATTGGTCAGGAACAGCGCCTCTTCCACGGCGGTGTTGCCGCCGCCGACGACCACGACTTCCTTGCCGCGGTAGAAGAAGCCGTCGCAGGTGGCGCAGGCCGAGACGCCGAAGCCCTGGTAGGCGGCCTCGGACTCCAGGCCCAGCCATTTGGCCTGGGCGCCGGTGGAGATGATGACCGTCTCGGCCAGGATCTCCTCGCCGCCGTCCAGCTTCAGCCGGAACGGGCGTTGCGACAGGTCGGCGGAGACGACGATGTCGTGGATGACTTCCGTGCCGACGTGCAGGGCCTGAGCCTGCATCTGCTCCATCAGCCAGGGGCCCTGGATGGTCTCGGCGAAGCCGGGATAGTTCTCGACATCGGTGGTGATGGTCAGCTGGCCGCCGGGCTGGATGCCGGCGATGACGACGGGGTTCAGCGAGGCGCGGGCGGCGTAGATGGCGGCGGTCCAGCCGGCGGGGCCGGAACCGATGATGGCGACGCGGACGGTACGAGCTTGGGTCATGACGCCTATTTAGGCGCTGATTCCCGTTTGCGCGATGCTAGTCTCGCCTCGGGTGCAAAGGGAGGCGGGGATGAGCGACAACAAGGCGGCTGTCTTTCCGGTCGGCATAGGCGTGGGGATAGCGATCGGGGTCGCACTGGGCCTGGCCCTGGACAATCTGGCTCTCGGGATCGCTCTGGGCGTCGCCATCGGCGCTGGACTGGGCGCAGCCTCCAGCACGAAAGCCAAATCCAAGAAGGGCGACGGGTCGGACGGCGGCGGGACGGTGACCCCGGCCGGCGACACGCATCGTCACGGAGCCAAGGACAGTAGCTCCGACGGCGGCTCCGACGGTGGTGGGGATGGCGGAGGCGGGGGCGACTGAATCCCTCCTTTCGTCATCCTCCGGCGAGCGTAGCGAGACCGGGGGACCCAGCGGCGCGCGTGAGCGCGAACCTGTCGCGGACCAGGTCTTCCCGCATCTTGCCGCGGAAAGATTTCGCCTTCGGCGCCGCTGGGTCCCCCGGTCTGCGCCGCGAAGACGCGGCTTGCCGGAGGATGACGAAGGTGAAGGGTGCGATTTACCGTGTCCCCATCGCTTCCAGCACAGCCCGCGCCGCGCGCTCGGTTTCGGCCAGGGGGTCGTAGGTCCAGCCGTCCAGTGTCCCGTCGAACGGACGGGTGGCGCCGCGTTCGGCCAGGTCGTCGTGCAGCCGGGCGAACTTGTCGCCGGACTTCAGCGGGATCATGGGCAGGACGTGGACGGGCTTTCCGGTCGAGGCGGCCTCGGCGGCCATATTGGCGCTGTCCTCGGTGACCAGGATATGGTCGGCGTAGTGCAGGAAGCCGAACAGGGGGTTGTCGCCGGTCCCGTCCCAGATCCAGCCCGGTAGGTCGGACAGGCGCGCGGTCATGACGGCCCTGGCGGCCTCGGGCGTGCGGCGCGAGAAGGTCAGCATCAGCGATCCCCCGGATGCGCGGACGGCGTCCGCGATCTGGTCGGCCAGGTCCGCCGCATGGGCCTCGGTCAGGTCGAAGGCCTTGGATATGCCGCCGATCAGCACCGCGACACGGGGATGGGGCAGGGGGGCGATCCGGTCGGCGAAGGCGGGCGCGGCCTGGGCGATCCGCGCGGGCGTGATGCGGTGGGGCGAGCCGGTGATCTCGAAGATATTGTCGCCCGACAGGCCGTCGTGTGCGGGGGCGACGATCATGTCGTAGCTGGTGTTCGACCAGCGCGGGTCCTGGGTCTGGACCACGAAGGTGCGGCCCTGGCTCCAGGCCTTGACGCGGGTCGAGAGCGGCAGGGTGGCGCGGCCGGTGGCGATCCACAGATCGGGCCAGGGCGCCGTCAGCGGGTCGGACGTCGGCGCCAGCATGGCCGGGGTCTTGAAGGCCGACGGCAAGCGGTCGAACAGGGGGCGCCAGCGGATGTGTTTGACGGCGATCTCGGCCGGGGTCAGGCGTTCCACCGCCTCGGCGAGGCCCAGGGCCTGGTTCTCGATCCCGGCGCGGCCGTCCGAGACGACCCAGATGGTCAGGGCGCGGGAAGACGAGGGGGCGGTCACGCGTCGATCGACGCCGGCCTGACCCATGTCATGGCCTCGAGCTTGTTTCCGTCAGGGTCGCGCAGGAAGGCGGCATAATAGCCCGGCGCGTAGTCGGGCCGGAACCCGGGGGCGCCGTCATCGCGGCCGCCTGCCGCCAGGCCCTGGGCGTGGAAACGATCAACGGCGTCCCGATCAGATGCGGCGAAACAGACATGCACGCCATTGCCTGCCGAGCATGGCTGGCGGTCATGGGGGATGGAGGCCCAGAATTCGGGAAAGGCGCGGCCATAGGCCATGCCCATGACATGGTCCATGACCCTGCCGATCCCCAACGCGCCGAGCGCGGCGTCATAGAAGGCGCCCGCCTTCTCCAGATCGGAGACGCCCACAGAAACATGCGACACCAGAGGCTGGTGTGTTTCTGCGGCGTCGGTCACGATCTTACTTCCACTCGACCTTGAGGATTTCGTAGGCCTTGACGCCGCCGGGGGTGTTGACCTCGACCACGTCGCCGACCTCCTTGGAGATCATGGCGCGCGCGATGGGCGAGGCGATCGAGACCTTGCCCTTTTTCACGTCGGCTTCGTGTTCGCCGACGATCTGGTACCGGGCCTCGTCCTCGGTGTCCTCGTCGACCACGGTGACCGTGGCGCCGAATTTGACCTGACTGCCCGACAGTTTCGACACGTCAATGACCTGGGCGCGGCTGATCTTGTCCTCGATCTCGGCGATCTGGCCTTCGATCCAGCCCTGACGCTCCTTGGCGGCATGGTATTCGGCGTTTTCGGACAGGTCGCCATGCTCGCGGGCCTCAGAGATGGCCGCAATGACGCTCGGCCTTTCGACCGACTTCAATTGCTTCAGTTGATCGTCGAGGACACGGTAGCCCTCGGCCGTCATCGGCACTTTTTCCATTGGTGTCGTGATTTTTCTGGTTCGCCCGGAGACTGGAAAGACGCGGAGTAGGCACACAAAAGGCCGCGGGGCGGGCGCGGCCGGGCATCAATATTAGGGTTTCTCGTTCAGGATTTCAAGAGCGAGCCCCGTTATCGATGGAGGCGTCAGGCGCGGGCAGGCGGTTCGGACTTGTCGTCGCGGTGCACGACGCCCTTGATCAGGCTGTAGGCCAGCCAAGCGACCGCCGCGAGACCGGCCAGCATGAAGAGGCCGGACACGAGGGCGGCGCCGGCGGCCATGAAGGCCAGAACGAAGGCTACCGCCGCCGTCAGGCCCGCTACGATCTGAATGGTTCGAAACTGCATGGGCTCTTAACGCCCGTGACGTCGCCGGGTTGCGTCCGAGCCGTGTCTTCGCCTCAGGCGTAGCTGTAGGCCCCGCCCCGTTCCAGTGCGCGGCGATAGGCCGGGCGGGCGTGGATCTTGTCGAGGAAGGCCCTCAGTCGGGGTTTGGTCGCCGGGTCGAAGGCCCGGTCGGCGCCGGCCTCCACCGGGAAGCTCATCATGATGTCGGCGGCGGTGAACTGGTCGCCTGCGAACCACTCCGACCGTCCCAGTTCGTCCTCCCAGAAGCCGACGTGGGCCCGCAGCTGCGGATCGACGAAACCGGTCAGGGCCTTGGCGGCTATGCTCTTGACCAAGGGTCTGACGAGGCCGGGCGCGCGCCGCGGCAGCATGGAGAACACCAGCTTCAGCAGCAGGGGCGGCATGGCGGAACCCTCGGCGTAGTGGAGCCAATAGGTGAAGCGTCGGGCGTCCTCGGAACCGGCGGCCGGGCGCAGGCGGCCCTCGCCATAGGTGTCCAGCAGATACTCGACCACGGCGCCGGTCTCGGCGACCGTGACGCCGCCGTCCTCGATCACGGGCGACTTGCCGAGCGGATGGATGGCCAGCAGTTCCGGGGGCGCAAGCCGGCTGGTCGCGTCCCGTTCGTAACGGACCACCTCATAGTCCAGGCCCAGTTCTTCCAGCAGCCACAGCACGCGCTGAGAACGGCTGTCGTTCAGATGATGGACTTTGATCATGGAGGCTCCGTTCAAACGGGTTCGACTATCCCCATCGTGAGGCCGGAAGTCGAGGCCTATCGCGGGGAGCGGCCGCTCCAGCGCGGACGGGGGCCGGGGCGGACCTTGGGGCGGGCGCCCTCGCGTCGGTTGCGCCAGACCTCATAGGCCAGGGTGGCCAGGGCCAGCTTGCCGGCGTGACGCCCGGCGACGCGGCGGCCGCCCCGGGACAGCAGCAGGCCGCCGAGCAGGGGAACGAGTTTGTGCAGACGGGACATGGAATCTCCTTCGTCGGCTCAACGCCTCGGCCGGCGGCGCGTTTCGACCTGCGACGACATGAACTGAAGGCCGATCACAGAAGGTTTGGCGCGCGCGACGGCGAAAGCGATGCTAGCCGTGCGTCATGAACAGATCTCGCGTCGCCGCCTTCTTCACCTCGCTGAGCTTTTTCGTCATCGCGGCCCTGGCCGCCGGCGTCGTCGTCGGCGCCCTGGCGCAGGAGACTGACGCCCCCTGGCTGACCGGCGCGCTGGGCGTGGTCGAGAGCCTGGGCCAGGTGTGGTTGAACGCCCTGCGGATGACCGTCATCCCCCTGGTGTTCAGCCTGCTGGTGACGGGCATCGTCTCCATCGCCGACGCGGCGGCGACGGGGCGGATCGCGGTGCGGTCGCTGACGGTGTTCGGCCTGCTGCTGGTCGGGGCGACGGTCTATGCGATCCTGGCGGGCCTGGGGCTGCTGGCGCTGTGGCCCATTGATCCGGAGGCGGGGCGGGCCCTGTTGGCCGGGGTTCCGGCGGATTCGCTGGCGACGGTGGGCGAGGCGGCGCGGACGGACGGCCTGCGCGCCTTCCTGGCCAGTCTGGCGCCGGCCAATCTGATCAAGGCGGCGGCGGACGACGGGGTGCTGGCCGTGGTGGTCTTCGCCCTGGCCTTCGGCTTCGCCGCGACCCGGATCAAGGCCGACCTGCGCCGACCCCTGGCCGGCTTCTTCGAGGCGGTGGCCGAGACCCTGGTGGTGATCGTCCACTGGGTGCTGCTGGCCGCGCCGTTCGGGGTGTTCGCCCTGGCGCTGGGCGTGGGCCTGAGAGCGGGCCTGGGGGTGGCGGGCACCCTGGCCCATTATGTCGCCATCGTCTGCCTGAGCCAGATCGGCCTGATCCTGCTCATCTATGTCGTGGCGACGGTCTGGGGGCGGATCTCGCTGGGCCGGTTCGCGCGCGCCGTGGCCCCGGCCCAGGTGGTGGCGGTCTCGACCCAGTCGTCGCTGGCCAGCCTGCCGGTGATGATCGAGCGGGCGCGCGACTGGCTGGGCGTGCCCCAGACCTCGGCGGGCCTGGTCCTGCCGCTGGCGGTGGCGGTGTTCCGCATCACCAGCCCGGTCGCCAATCTGGCGGTCTGTCTGTATGTCGCCCAGCTGAACGGGGTGGAGCTGAGCCTGGCCGCCCTGGTCGCAGGCGGGCTGACGGCCATAGCCGTGTCCATCGCCTCGGTCGGCCTGCCGGGCCAGGTCAGCTTCTTCGCCAGCGTCGGCCCCATCTGCCTGGCCATGGGCCTGCCGCTGGGGGTGCTGCCCCTGCTGCTGGCGGTCGAAGTCATCCCCGACATCTTCCGCACCGTCGGCAACGTCACCGGCGATCTGGCGGCGACGCGGATCGTGGCGGGGGAGGACGGGGAAGAAGCGGCGGCCGAAGCCGCCTAGTTGACCTCTAGTTCGTGCGGGGCATCAGCCCCTCGGCCGCCGCGACCGAGGCCTCGACGCCCAGGGTGACGGCCGGTTCCGGCGTGATCTTGAACAGGGGGGAGTGGTGGCCGGCGGCCTGTTCCAGCTCGGCCTCGGGCGTGCCGCCGACGCTGAAATAGACGCCCTTCACCCCGGTCTCGGGCTGGACGAAATAGGCGAAGTCCTCGGCCCCCATGCCGCCGCGCGGGGTGTCGCGCAGCACGTCAGGGCCGAAGGTCGAGGCGAAGATGTCGCGCACCCGCTGGGCGGTCTCGCGATCGTTGATGGTCGCCGGCGTGGTCTCGGTCGCCGAGCGGGTCACGACGGGCAGTCGGTCCTCGGGCACGTTCAGGGCCAGGGCCGTGTTGCGGGCCACCCGGTCGATGCCGTCCAGCAGGGTCGTGCGAACCTCGGGGCTGTCGGCGCGGACGGTCAGTTGCAGATCCACCTGTTCGGGAATGATATTGTGCTTGATCCCGCCGTGGATCGAACCGACGGTGACCACCGCCCCCTCCAGCGGATTGACCTCGCGGCTGCGCAGGGTCTGGAGCGAGACCACGATCTGGGACGCGACCAG is a window encoding:
- a CDS encoding response regulator — its product is MTARILIIEDEALVAMELRFVLEDLGHEVVGVATTAKGARDMAREIDVDLALVDIHLSDGPTGISLGRELGQDMGVTVLFMTANPGMVRDGVAGAIGVLSKPTDERCVQKAIDYALRCRHGEPVEYAPPGLQLFA
- the trxB gene encoding thioredoxin-disulfide reductase is translated as MTQARTVRVAIIGSGPAGWTAAIYAARASLNPVVIAGIQPGGQLTITTDVENYPGFAETIQGPWLMEQMQAQALHVGTEVIHDIVVSADLSQRPFRLKLDGGEEILAETVIISTGAQAKWLGLESEAAYQGFGVSACATCDGFFYRGKEVVVVGGGNTAVEEALFLTNFAAKVTVVHRREEFRAEKILQDRLFANPKVEVIWNSAIEEIVGVVDGMAKNVTGVRLKNVQDGSTQEIPADGVFIAIGHAPSSELFKGQLETNSGGYLRVKPGTAATAIEGVWAAGDVTDDIYRQAVTAAGMGCMAALEVSRFLAEEDHAKAHNPISHKEAEKIGVW
- a CDS encoding mitochondrial fission ELM1 family protein, with product MTAPSSSRALTIWVVSDGRAGIENQALGLAEAVERLTPAEIAVKHIRWRPLFDRLPSAFKTPAMLAPTSDPLTAPWPDLWIATGRATLPLSTRVKAWSQGRTFVVQTQDPRWSNTSYDMIVAPAHDGLSGDNIFEITGSPHRITPARIAQAAPAFADRIAPLPHPRVAVLIGGISKAFDLTEAHAADLADQIADAVRASGGSLMLTFSRRTPEAARAVMTARLSDLPGWIWDGTGDNPLFGFLHYADHILVTEDSANMAAEAASTGKPVHVLPMIPLKSGDKFARLHDDLAERGATRPFDGTLDGWTYDPLAETERAARAVLEAMGTR
- a CDS encoding VOC family protein codes for the protein MTDAAETHQPLVSHVSVGVSDLEKAGAFYDAALGALGIGRVMDHVMGMAYGRAFPEFWASIPHDRQPCSAGNGVHVCFAASDRDAVDRFHAQGLAAGGRDDGAPGFRPDYAPGYYAAFLRDPDGNKLEAMTWVRPASIDA
- the greA gene encoding transcription elongation factor GreA; the protein is MEKVPMTAEGYRVLDDQLKQLKSVERPSVIAAISEAREHGDLSENAEYHAAKERQGWIEGQIAEIEDKISRAQVIDVSKLSGSQVKFGATVTVVDEDTEDEARYQIVGEHEADVKKGKVSIASPIARAMISKEVGDVVEVNTPGGVKAYEILKVEWK
- a CDS encoding glutathione S-transferase family protein, with the translated sequence MIKVHHLNDSRSQRVLWLLEELGLDYEVVRYERDATSRLAPPELLAIHPLGKSPVIEDGGVTVAETGAVVEYLLDTYGEGRLRPAAGSEDARRFTYWLHYAEGSAMPPLLLKLVFSMLPRRAPGLVRPLVKSIAAKALTGFVDPQLRAHVGFWEDELGRSEWFAGDQFTAADIMMSFPVEAGADRAFDPATKPRLRAFLDKIHARPAYRRALERGGAYSYA
- a CDS encoding dicarboxylate/amino acid:cation symporter, which codes for MNRSRVAAFFTSLSFFVIAALAAGVVVGALAQETDAPWLTGALGVVESLGQVWLNALRMTVIPLVFSLLVTGIVSIADAAATGRIAVRSLTVFGLLLVGATVYAILAGLGLLALWPIDPEAGRALLAGVPADSLATVGEAARTDGLRAFLASLAPANLIKAAADDGVLAVVVFALAFGFAATRIKADLRRPLAGFFEAVAETLVVIVHWVLLAAPFGVFALALGVGLRAGLGVAGTLAHYVAIVCLSQIGLILLIYVVATVWGRISLGRFARAVAPAQVVAVSTQSSLASLPVMIERARDWLGVPQTSAGLVLPLAVAVFRITSPVANLAVCLYVAQLNGVELSLAALVAGGLTAIAVSIASVGLPGQVSFFASVGPICLAMGLPLGVLPLLLAVEVIPDIFRTVGNVTGDLAATRIVAGEDGEEAAAEAA